A genomic stretch from Desulfolutivibrio sulfodismutans DSM 3696 includes:
- a CDS encoding ribonucleoside triphosphate reductase — MALAILKALKASGIQDPLLARRLAHKVEHKLEELEVPEQEQVQDQVEQVLMESRLFGVAKRYIIYREKRRELREQKAAYLDIKDVIDNYLSKADWRVAENANMCHSFQGLMLHLSGTVQARYALEKYPEEVRAAHEHGYFHIHDLSFGLAGYCAGWSLKDLLLEGFNLEGRSCAGPARHFDSALGQMVNFLGTLQNEWAGAQAFNNVDTYLAPFIRHDKLTYKQVRQAVQKFVFNLNTTSRWGGQSPFTNLTFDLAPPKHLANEAVIIGGKLLDSVHGDYAVEMEMFNRAFLEVMSQGDYHGRIFSFPIPTYNITKDFPWETPIGTKLLELTAKYGAPYFQNFINSDLSPEDVRSMCCRLQMDLRELRKKVGGLFGAGDLTGSVGVVTLNLPKLAFLAQGEEDFLDLVTEYADLAKTALEFKRKLINDNLERGMFPWTRRYLKNGFKGHFSTIGLVGGHEACLNLLGKGIETDAGVRLMTRTLNHLRELTSGYQEETGSLYNLEATPAEGTSYRLAKIDKSLYSDIRASGNGTPYYTNSTTLPVGLSTDVIYSLEHQNKLQPLYTGGTVFHTYLGEAATDLEALRSFIIKAFTMTKIPYLSITPTFSICKKHGYIHGEHFECPDCGEPAEVYTRIVGYYRPVSQWNKGKQAEYVDRVMFEGVDCMCGS, encoded by the coding sequence ATCGCCCTGGCCATCTTGAAGGCGCTCAAGGCCAGCGGCATCCAGGATCCCCTTTTGGCCAGGCGGTTGGCGCATAAGGTCGAGCACAAGCTCGAGGAGCTCGAGGTTCCGGAACAGGAGCAGGTGCAGGATCAGGTGGAGCAGGTGCTCATGGAGTCGCGCCTTTTCGGCGTGGCCAAGCGCTACATCATTTATCGCGAGAAGCGCCGGGAGTTGCGCGAGCAAAAAGCCGCCTACCTGGACATAAAAGACGTCATCGACAACTACCTGAGCAAGGCCGACTGGCGCGTGGCCGAGAACGCCAACATGTGCCATTCGTTCCAGGGGCTCATGCTGCACCTGTCGGGCACGGTCCAGGCCAGATACGCCCTGGAGAAGTATCCCGAGGAGGTCCGGGCGGCCCACGAGCACGGCTATTTCCACATCCACGACCTGTCGTTCGGACTGGCCGGGTATTGCGCCGGATGGAGCCTCAAGGATCTCTTGCTTGAGGGCTTCAACCTGGAAGGCCGCTCCTGCGCGGGCCCGGCCCGGCACTTTGATTCCGCCCTGGGGCAGATGGTCAATTTCCTGGGCACGCTGCAAAACGAATGGGCCGGGGCCCAGGCCTTCAACAACGTGGACACCTATCTGGCCCCGTTCATCCGCCACGACAAACTGACGTACAAGCAGGTGCGCCAGGCCGTGCAGAAGTTCGTGTTCAACTTGAACACCACCTCGCGCTGGGGCGGCCAGAGCCCGTTCACCAACCTGACCTTCGACCTGGCCCCGCCCAAGCATCTGGCCAATGAGGCGGTGATCATCGGCGGCAAGCTCCTGGACAGCGTGCATGGCGACTACGCCGTGGAGATGGAGATGTTCAACCGGGCCTTCCTGGAGGTCATGTCCCAGGGGGACTACCACGGCCGCATTTTCTCCTTCCCCATCCCCACCTACAACATCACCAAGGATTTTCCCTGGGAGACGCCCATCGGCACGAAGCTTTTGGAGCTGACGGCCAAGTACGGCGCGCCGTATTTCCAGAACTTCATCAATTCCGATTTGAGCCCCGAGGACGTGCGGTCCATGTGCTGCCGGTTGCAGATGGATTTGCGCGAGCTACGCAAAAAGGTCGGCGGGCTTTTCGGCGCGGGCGACCTGACCGGATCGGTTGGCGTGGTGACGCTCAACCTGCCCAAGCTGGCCTTTCTGGCCCAGGGCGAGGAGGATTTTCTCGATCTGGTTACGGAATATGCCGATCTGGCCAAGACGGCCCTGGAATTCAAGCGCAAGCTCATCAACGACAACCTGGAGCGGGGCATGTTCCCGTGGACCAGGCGCTACCTCAAAAACGGCTTCAAGGGCCATTTCTCCACCATCGGCCTGGTGGGCGGGCATGAGGCCTGCCTGAACCTTTTGGGCAAGGGCATCGAGACCGACGCCGGGGTGAGGCTCATGACCCGGACGCTCAACCACCTGCGCGAGCTGACTTCGGGCTACCAGGAGGAGACCGGCAGCCTTTACAACCTGGAGGCCACCCCGGCCGAGGGCACCAGCTACCGGCTGGCCAAGATCGACAAGTCGCTGTATTCGGACATCCGGGCCTCGGGCAACGGCACGCCGTATTATACGAACTCCACCACCCTGCCCGTGGGGCTGTCGACGGACGTCATCTATTCCCTGGAGCACCAGAACAAGCTTCAGCCGCTCTACACCGGCGGCACGGTGTTCCACACCTACCTGGGCGAGGCTGCGACCGATCTGGAGGCCCTGCGGTCGTTTATCATCAAGGCCTTCACCATGACCAAGATCCCCTACCTGTCGATTACACCGACGTTTTCCATTTGCAAGAAGCACGGCTATATCCATGGCGAACACTTCGAATGCCCGGATTGCGGTGAGCCCGCCGAGGTCTATACCCGCATCGTGGGCTACTACCGGCCCGTGTCCCAGTGGAACAAGGGCAAGCAGGCGGAATACGTGGACCGGGTGATGTTCGAGGGAGTCGATTGCATGTGCGGAAGCTAG
- a CDS encoding 6-hydroxymethylpterin diphosphokinase MptE-like protein, protein MFTTKLDVLDNYDGASLVVMLGACDPGAEVPAENILRFSEVDGASLSVISRLNPFLMRHGVTLLVSSHFVREAFFWVRQIQKSLVFNYTKYVWFPKQDTSTPDPFDLGHDKGPLADLAYRCNVLENLPFLMAYPRAKAIQDMGLSCPVLALSPGPSLVGLRPHFAELAARFLVVCISRSLEFCHFCGVVPDVVVQLDTHPEQATFYKPEMDFSHSWLLMLSSAPVKKYASRFAGAFAIDTFLPQAFKEAYDMRCSWLSSLIPTLGAVELFCPKTVLLAGADLSYSGSKYFNGGLQNASHVKPVNFDHFTEIAAVRNGHFPVRMIDGQVGETTLQFMATANEAETVAQEISRKNRTAFFNVTGSGILDPSIFATAAPEDFLQEPLLDRRVLREAMEKARHNRQEIHSVSVRKYIRLHTQRSEALLPQARMIVSGPPDSPAATQLLSAGKLITFLHPLQSPKDGLQLCLKLVEKYHKAASRAETLQRLNDMASEGQEIPVLALTDEMEDISARLSARFPRGAWKRHYSLGRTENPNWFFLSSRKIPEFIGSHPVILASSQYMDAYDYLLSLLPCDHVCCIEDLLRLPWPGFSSL, encoded by the coding sequence ATGTTTACCACGAAATTAGACGTATTGGACAATTATGACGGCGCATCCCTCGTTGTCATGCTCGGGGCATGCGACCCGGGCGCCGAAGTACCCGCCGAGAATATCTTACGCTTTTCCGAGGTCGATGGGGCCTCGCTCTCCGTCATCAGTCGCCTCAACCCTTTCCTCATGCGTCATGGCGTCACCCTGCTCGTCTCTTCACACTTCGTGAGGGAAGCTTTTTTTTGGGTCCGCCAAATCCAAAAAAGTCTCGTCTTCAACTACACAAAATACGTCTGGTTTCCCAAGCAGGACACGTCCACCCCTGACCCTTTCGATTTAGGGCATGACAAGGGACCGCTTGCCGACCTGGCCTACCGGTGTAATGTCTTGGAGAACCTTCCGTTTCTCATGGCATACCCCAGGGCCAAGGCCATTCAGGATATGGGTTTGTCTTGTCCGGTTTTGGCCCTTTCCCCCGGCCCGTCCCTGGTCGGCCTGCGCCCGCATTTCGCGGAACTTGCAGCGCGCTTCCTGGTCGTGTGCATTTCCCGCTCCCTGGAGTTCTGCCATTTTTGCGGCGTGGTTCCGGACGTGGTCGTCCAACTCGACACCCACCCGGAGCAGGCCACCTTTTATAAACCAGAGATGGACTTCTCTCATTCTTGGCTGCTGATGCTTTCAAGCGCACCGGTTAAAAAATACGCCTCCCGATTCGCCGGGGCTTTCGCTATCGACACATTTCTCCCTCAAGCCTTCAAAGAAGCGTACGACATGCGCTGTTCCTGGCTCAGCTCCCTTATCCCGACTCTTGGCGCTGTGGAGTTGTTTTGTCCAAAAACTGTTTTGCTGGCTGGCGCCGACTTATCCTACTCGGGTTCGAAATATTTCAATGGCGGCCTCCAGAACGCCTCCCATGTCAAACCTGTCAATTTCGACCACTTCACCGAAATAGCGGCAGTCCGTAACGGCCACTTTCCTGTACGAATGATTGACGGTCAAGTGGGCGAGACCACACTCCAATTTATGGCAACAGCCAATGAGGCGGAAACCGTTGCCCAGGAAATCAGCAGGAAAAACCGTACAGCCTTTTTCAATGTAACCGGCTCGGGAATTCTGGATCCAAGTATCTTCGCCACCGCCGCTCCTGAAGATTTTCTTCAGGAGCCGTTGCTCGACCGTCGAGTCTTGCGGGAGGCCATGGAAAAAGCCCGCCACAACCGCCAGGAAATCCACTCGGTCTCCGTAAGGAAGTATATCCGCCTCCACACGCAACGCAGTGAGGCGCTCCTTCCCCAGGCGCGAATGATCGTCTCCGGGCCTCCCGACTCTCCGGCCGCCACCCAGCTTCTTTCGGCCGGAAAGCTCATTACCTTCCTGCATCCCCTCCAGTCGCCGAAGGATGGCCTGCAGTTGTGCCTGAAGCTGGTGGAGAAATATCACAAAGCCGCCTCCCGGGCAGAAACCCTGCAACGCCTGAATGATATGGCTTCCGAGGGACAAGAGATACCGGTATTGGCTTTAACCGATGAGATGGAGGATATAAGCGCCCGCCTTTCGGCTCGATTTCCTCGTGGGGCGTGGAAACGTCATTACTCTTTGGGGAGAACGGAAAATCCAAACTGGTTTTTTCTTTCGTCTCGCAAGATACCGGAATTTATCGGCTCCCACCCCGTAATCCTGGCCAGTTCGCAATACATGGATGCATATGATTATCTCCTTTCATTGCTGCCATGCGACCATGTCTGTTGCATAGAGGATCTGCTGCGTCTCCCATGGCCAGGTTTTTCTTCTTTGTGA
- a CDS encoding DMT family transporter, with product MPDQRKATLHALLAVLMWSTVASAFKLSLRHMDPAQLLFYSSLASTLCLGAILAVQGRLGLVVAMTRRQYVRSALLGALNPFLYYLILFAAYDRLPAQLAQPINYTWAITLTLLSIPLLKQKIGRRDFLAVFVGYAGVLVISTRGDVAGMNMESPLGVGLALLSTILWALFWILGARDDRDPVPGLLLNFAASLPMTLAVCLATTGLVPASPLGYLGAAYVGVFEMGLAFALWLSAMKNAANTARIANLIFLSPFLSLVFIHFVVGEEILPSTFAGLMLIMAGLAVQRTAKTQKPA from the coding sequence ATGCCCGATCAGCGCAAAGCCACCCTCCACGCCCTTTTGGCCGTGCTCATGTGGTCCACGGTGGCCTCGGCCTTCAAGCTGTCGCTGCGCCACATGGACCCGGCGCAACTGCTGTTCTATTCCAGCCTGGCCTCCACCCTGTGCCTGGGCGCGATATTGGCCGTGCAGGGCCGCCTGGGGCTGGTTGTGGCCATGACCCGGCGTCAGTACGTCCGGTCGGCGCTTTTGGGGGCGCTCAATCCCTTCCTGTATTACCTGATCCTGTTTGCGGCCTACGACCGCCTGCCCGCCCAACTGGCCCAGCCCATCAACTACACCTGGGCCATCACGCTGACGCTTCTGTCCATCCCGCTTCTCAAACAGAAAATCGGCCGCCGCGACTTCCTGGCGGTTTTCGTGGGCTATGCCGGGGTGCTGGTCATCTCGACGAGGGGCGATGTGGCCGGAATGAACATGGAAAGCCCGCTCGGCGTGGGGCTGGCCCTTTTGTCCACCATCCTGTGGGCCCTTTTCTGGATTCTCGGGGCCAGGGACGACCGCGACCCCGTGCCCGGGCTTCTGCTCAATTTCGCGGCCTCCCTGCCCATGACGCTGGCCGTGTGCCTTGCGACCACGGGCCTTGTCCCGGCAAGCCCCCTGGGCTATCTGGGCGCGGCCTACGTGGGGGTTTTCGAGATGGGGCTGGCCTTTGCCCTGTGGCTGTCGGCCATGAAAAACGCCGCCAACACGGCCCGCATCGCCAACCTCATTTTCCTGTCGCCTTTTTTGTCCCTGGTGTTCATCCATTTCGTGGTGGGCGAGGAGATTCTGCCCTCCACCTTCGCGGGACTAATGTTGATCATGGCCGGATTGGCCGTCCAGCGCACGGCCAAGACCCAAAAGCCCGCCTAA
- a CDS encoding aconitate hydratase, translating into MAENITRKIIAAHLVSGDMVPGSEIGLRIDQTLTQDATGTMAYLQFEAIGIDRVATELSVSYVDHNTLQMGFRNPDDHQYLRTVAARYGIIYSPPGTGICHQLHLENFAKPGKTLVGSDSHTPTAGGIGSLAMGAGGLSVALAMAGQAYFLPMPKVVRIWLDGRLTGWATAKDVILHLLGLLTVKGGVGKVMEYAGPGVATLSVPERAVITNMGAELGATTSIFPSDAVTRDFLARMGRPGDFSELVADDGAAYDDEVVIDLSTLVPLAAAPHMPDRMTPIKALDGMKVHQAAIGSCTNSSYADLKTVALLLKGRRIHPETDLMISPGSKQVLSMLAAEGLLAHIIDSGARLLECTCGPCIGMGGSPTSGGVSARTFNRNFEGRSGTQDAQVYLVSPQTAAMAALRGAFTDPATWGDAPARVELPDSVPSITDLFLFPPVDGAAVEIVRGPNIKALEKFAAMPEVIEAAVALKVGDDITTDHILPAGAQITALRSNIPAISEFIFSRVDAGFVARIKELGQGIILGGENYGQGSSREHAALGPRHLGVKAVIAKSLARIHRANLVNFGILPLILADKADYDRIAQGAVLRLATADIRPGEAAAVAVEGGEPVMVTNDLTRKELDIILSGGLLNTVRR; encoded by the coding sequence ATGGCTGAAAACATCACCCGAAAGATCATCGCCGCCCATCTGGTGAGCGGCGACATGGTTCCCGGCAGCGAGATAGGTCTGCGCATCGACCAGACCCTGACCCAGGACGCCACCGGCACCATGGCCTACCTCCAGTTCGAGGCCATCGGCATCGACCGGGTGGCCACGGAGCTTTCCGTCAGCTACGTGGACCACAACACCCTGCAGATGGGCTTTCGCAATCCCGACGACCATCAATATCTGCGCACCGTGGCCGCGCGCTACGGCATCATCTATTCCCCCCCGGGCACCGGCATCTGCCACCAGCTGCACCTGGAAAACTTCGCCAAACCCGGCAAGACCCTGGTCGGCTCGGACAGCCATACCCCCACGGCCGGAGGCATCGGTTCCCTGGCCATGGGCGCGGGCGGCCTGTCCGTGGCCCTGGCCATGGCCGGGCAGGCCTATTTCCTGCCCATGCCCAAGGTCGTGCGCATCTGGCTCGACGGCCGGCTTACCGGCTGGGCCACGGCCAAGGACGTGATCCTGCACCTGCTGGGCCTTTTGACGGTCAAGGGCGGCGTGGGCAAGGTCATGGAATACGCCGGGCCGGGCGTGGCCACCCTGTCCGTGCCCGAGCGGGCGGTGATCACCAACATGGGCGCGGAGCTTGGGGCCACCACCTCGATTTTTCCCAGCGACGCCGTGACCCGCGATTTCCTGGCCCGCATGGGCCGCCCGGGAGACTTCAGCGAGCTTGTGGCCGACGATGGCGCGGCCTACGACGACGAGGTCGTTATCGACCTGTCGACGCTGGTTCCCCTGGCCGCCGCGCCGCATATGCCCGACCGCATGACCCCGATAAAGGCCCTGGACGGCATGAAGGTCCATCAGGCGGCCATCGGCTCCTGCACCAACTCCTCCTACGCCGACCTCAAAACCGTGGCGCTTCTGCTCAAGGGCAGGCGCATCCATCCCGAGACCGACCTCATGATCTCGCCGGGCTCCAAACAGGTGCTGTCCATGCTGGCCGCCGAGGGCCTTTTGGCCCACATCATCGACAGCGGGGCCAGGCTTCTCGAGTGTACCTGCGGCCCGTGCATCGGCATGGGCGGCTCACCCACCTCGGGCGGGGTGAGCGCACGCACCTTCAATCGCAACTTCGAGGGCCGAAGCGGCACCCAGGACGCCCAGGTCTATCTGGTCAGCCCGCAGACGGCGGCCATGGCCGCCCTGCGCGGGGCCTTCACCGACCCGGCCACCTGGGGCGACGCCCCGGCCAGGGTGGAACTGCCGGACAGCGTGCCCAGCATCACAGACCTCTTCCTCTTTCCGCCCGTCGACGGGGCAGCGGTCGAGATCGTGCGCGGCCCCAACATCAAGGCCCTGGAGAAGTTCGCGGCCATGCCCGAGGTGATCGAGGCCGCCGTGGCCTTAAAGGTCGGCGACGACATCACCACGGACCACATCCTTCCGGCCGGGGCCCAGATCACGGCGCTGCGCTCCAACATCCCGGCCATCAGCGAGTTCATCTTCAGCCGGGTGGACGCGGGCTTCGTGGCCCGCATCAAGGAACTGGGGCAGGGGATCATCCTTGGCGGCGAGAACTACGGCCAGGGCTCGAGCCGCGAGCATGCCGCCCTGGGGCCAAGGCATCTGGGCGTCAAGGCGGTCATCGCCAAGTCCCTGGCCCGCATCCATCGGGCCAACCTGGTCAACTTCGGCATCCTGCCGCTGATTCTGGCGGACAAGGCCGACTACGACCGCATCGCCCAGGGCGCGGTCCTGCGCCTTGCCACCGCCGACATCCGTCCCGGCGAGGCCGCAGCCGTCGCGGTCGAGGGCGGCGAGCCGGTCATGGTCACAAATGATTTGACCCGGAAGGAACTGGACATTATTTTGTCCGGCGGCCTGCTCAATACCGTCAGGCGGTAG
- a CDS encoding peptidylprolyl isomerase produces MLDAMRQNAQSWGVKIVFGVIIVVFVFWGVGKFGNDTASVVAYVDDRPILVKEYEKTFEESLRMVHNQNPNVTDKELAEGGFRWQVFSQMLTQTMLAAQAAKLNLSVSDAELRREIARVPAFAGEDGKFDAKRYEELLKANGLNPAEFETDMRQNLTLEKLGSYLALPAQVTEAEARSLYDFSREQAVIEYIPFTSDAFSQGITPTEEAIKAFYDASGDKFKTPAQIKVDYLDLSPQTLAKPDEITDQDMEAYYKANPKAFERPESVEVRHLLVMLPPDASADEVKAAEKRMAELAERLRKGEDFASLLPKNPTQGDNLMGEDYAWLSRGALPKEFKSFEDAAFGLEKGKVSDPLRTTVGLHVLEIREKRPAGVAPLADVKDEVRGILAEERAADRLAKVMDAVQDKIVAGVELAKAAEEEGLAIGQTPLFSKDMPPANLKIAPQGLETLFALTQGETTDTPLTTEDGFLLAKVVEVKPASVAPLADVKDRIVAELVEKQALATAKEKAEAAATEMKTPEGLAKVLAEYKDKITLSQPFTRQGFIPGLGMVPPLVKVAFEQKSKDWQPQVFSVSDGYVLARPEKRIEPDPAAWNADKDKWMQSLLQSKQSELFRAYLTTIQEQAKIEMVNVDILGPRPGGDAAAAQ; encoded by the coding sequence ATGCTCGACGCCATGCGCCAAAATGCCCAATCCTGGGGCGTCAAAATTGTCTTCGGAGTCATCATCGTGGTCTTCGTGTTCTGGGGGGTCGGCAAGTTCGGCAACGACACCGCCTCGGTGGTGGCCTACGTGGATGACCGCCCCATCCTGGTCAAGGAATACGAGAAGACCTTCGAGGAAAGCCTGCGGATGGTGCATAACCAGAATCCCAACGTCACCGACAAGGAACTGGCCGAAGGCGGCTTCCGCTGGCAGGTCTTCAGCCAGATGCTCACCCAGACCATGCTGGCCGCCCAGGCCGCCAAGCTCAATCTCTCCGTCTCCGACGCCGAACTGCGCCGGGAGATCGCCCGGGTTCCGGCCTTCGCGGGCGAGGACGGCAAGTTCGACGCCAAACGCTACGAGGAGCTGCTCAAGGCCAATGGCTTAAATCCCGCCGAATTCGAGACGGACATGCGCCAGAACCTCACCCTGGAAAAGCTCGGCAGCTACCTCGCCCTGCCCGCCCAGGTCACCGAGGCCGAGGCCCGGTCCCTCTACGACTTCAGCCGGGAACAGGCCGTCATCGAATACATCCCCTTCACCTCCGACGCGTTTTCCCAGGGCATCACCCCGACTGAGGAGGCCATCAAGGCCTTCTACGACGCAAGCGGCGACAAGTTCAAAACCCCGGCCCAGATCAAGGTCGATTACCTGGATCTGTCCCCCCAGACCCTGGCCAAGCCCGACGAAATCACCGACCAGGACATGGAGGCCTACTACAAGGCCAACCCCAAGGCCTTCGAGCGCCCCGAATCCGTCGAGGTTCGCCACCTCCTGGTCATGCTGCCTCCCGACGCCTCCGCCGACGAGGTCAAGGCCGCCGAGAAAAGGATGGCCGAGCTGGCCGAACGGCTGCGCAAGGGCGAGGATTTCGCCTCACTTCTGCCGAAAAATCCCACCCAGGGCGACAACCTTATGGGCGAGGACTACGCCTGGCTGTCGCGCGGCGCGTTGCCCAAGGAATTCAAGTCCTTCGAGGATGCCGCGTTCGGACTGGAAAAGGGCAAGGTCAGCGACCCCCTGCGCACCACCGTGGGCCTGCATGTCCTTGAGATCCGGGAAAAACGCCCCGCCGGAGTCGCCCCCCTGGCCGACGTCAAGGACGAGGTCCGGGGCATCCTGGCCGAAGAGCGCGCCGCCGACCGGCTGGCCAAGGTCATGGACGCCGTGCAGGACAAGATCGTGGCCGGCGTCGAGCTGGCCAAGGCCGCCGAAGAGGAAGGCCTGGCCATCGGACAGACGCCGCTTTTCTCCAAGGACATGCCCCCCGCGAATCTCAAGATCGCCCCCCAGGGCCTGGAAACCCTCTTCGCCTTGACCCAGGGTGAAACAACCGACACCCCCCTGACCACCGAGGACGGTTTCCTCCTGGCCAAGGTCGTGGAGGTCAAACCGGCCTCCGTGGCCCCCCTGGCCGACGTCAAAGACCGCATCGTGGCCGAGTTGGTGGAAAAGCAAGCCCTGGCCACGGCCAAGGAAAAGGCCGAGGCCGCCGCCACGGAAATGAAAACCCCCGAGGGACTGGCCAAGGTGCTGGCCGAATACAAAGACAAGATCACCCTGTCCCAGCCCTTTACCCGCCAGGGCTTCATCCCGGGCCTGGGCATGGTGCCGCCGCTGGTCAAGGTCGCCTTTGAACAAAAATCCAAGGACTGGCAGCCGCAGGTGTTCTCCGTCTCCGATGGCTACGTCCTGGCCCGGCCCGAAAAACGCATCGAGCCCGACCCCGCCGCCTGGAACGCCGATAAGGACAAATGGATGCAGTCGCTTCTTCAATCCAAACAAAGCGAGCTGTTCCGCGCCTACCTGACCACCATCCAGGAGCAGGCCAAGATCGAGATGGTCAACGTCGATATCCTCGGGCCCCGCCCCGGCGGCGACGCCGCTGCGGCGCAGTAG
- a CDS encoding radical SAM protein: protein MCDWPGRMSAVIFLGGCNLRCPHCHNAGLAWRPDRYPPIEPADLGKFFSARGAWLDGIVVTGGEPTLAEDLPELVAALTAFGPPVKVDTNGMRPEMVAAVLAHAPGTRFSVDLKAPYEKYPLVTGGAVTAEAAREKMSGIFEVAMGHPEAFMFRTTLVPELCEADVQEIREVILPSGFPLTVQAYVPPKARGEEKVYAHSDKKTRRLPGNLVHGAHRPGHLEGAQGQRHPGSPFGQAVGA, encoded by the coding sequence ATGTGCGACTGGCCGGGGCGCATGAGCGCGGTCATCTTTCTGGGCGGTTGCAATTTGCGCTGCCCGCACTGCCACAACGCCGGATTGGCCTGGCGTCCCGACCGCTATCCGCCCATTGAGCCCGCCGATCTGGGGAAGTTCTTTTCGGCCCGGGGGGCGTGGCTGGACGGCATTGTGGTCACCGGCGGCGAACCCACCCTGGCGGAGGATCTGCCGGAACTGGTGGCGGCGCTTACGGCCTTTGGGCCGCCGGTGAAGGTGGACACCAACGGCATGCGCCCGGAGATGGTGGCGGCGGTGTTGGCCCATGCCCCGGGGACGCGGTTTTCCGTGGACCTGAAGGCGCCGTATGAAAAATATCCCCTGGTGACCGGAGGCGCCGTGACGGCGGAGGCGGCCCGGGAGAAGATGAGCGGAATTTTTGAGGTGGCCATGGGGCATCCGGAGGCATTCATGTTCCGGACGACCCTTGTGCCGGAGCTTTGCGAGGCGGACGTGCAGGAGATCAGGGAGGTGATTCTGCCGTCCGGTTTTCCATTGACTGTTCAAGCATACGTGCCGCCCAAGGCGCGTGGGGAGGAGAAGGTTTATGCCCACTCGGATAAAAAAACGCGACGGCTGCCAGGAAACCTGGTCCACGGAGCGCATCGCCCTGGCCATCTTGAAGGCGCTCAAGGCCAGCGGCATCCAGGATCCCCTTTTGGCCAGGCGGTTGGCGCATAA
- a CDS encoding alpha/beta hydrolase family protein, whose amino-acid sequence MVGRTLRAVFCTACCVLAGVAAHAAPPGPNAPGAPIAPIADAATKFDAHATAFHYFFTEGDMDFHFGNLVLGSAVNGGVEIGEAFYAASHIADGDAASWQTQWAELAGRLAARGDASLAAGHKVSAREQYLRAAYAWRISLVSMLPDNPGFKERGARVRELMRKAGPLFDPPLDYFEVPFAGTVLPGYFRAVPGPGPHKTLFMIGGGETFAEDLYFYIAPQAFARGYNFVTVDLPGQGLMPLEGQVFRTDTYVPLKAATDAILARPEVDPARFAAYGISGGGLFAPQAAQHDLRIRAVAMNSAVVDAHALFSTMPAAKTTAQDMASWSSFHSGVVQSICWRYGVAMDNPAGLVAANAGNAFDPAKIAVPALIIVGEGEYASQEVQRQQKIALDGFPHPAKKMVVTPADEGASNHCIMENRSLVGVVLFDWLDAVLK is encoded by the coding sequence ATGGTCGGACGCACGCTTCGGGCGGTTTTTTGTACGGCATGTTGCGTCCTGGCGGGGGTTGCGGCCCATGCCGCCCCGCCGGGCCCGAACGCGCCAGGAGCGCCAATTGCGCCAATTGCGGACGCCGCCACGAAATTCGACGCCCACGCCACCGCCTTCCACTATTTTTTTACGGAAGGGGACATGGATTTCCACTTCGGGAATCTGGTTCTCGGCTCGGCCGTCAACGGCGGGGTGGAGATCGGCGAGGCCTTTTACGCCGCCTCGCACATCGCTGACGGCGACGCCGCCAGTTGGCAGACCCAGTGGGCCGAACTGGCCGGGCGTCTCGCGGCCCGGGGCGACGCCTCCCTGGCCGCCGGGCACAAGGTGAGCGCCCGGGAACAGTATCTGCGCGCCGCCTACGCCTGGCGCATCTCCCTGGTCTCCATGCTGCCGGACAATCCCGGATTCAAGGAGCGGGGGGCCAGGGTCCGGGAGCTCATGCGTAAAGCCGGGCCGCTTTTCGATCCGCCCCTGGACTATTTCGAGGTTCCCTTTGCGGGCACGGTGCTGCCGGGCTACTTCCGGGCCGTCCCGGGCCCGGGGCCGCACAAGACCCTGTTTATGATCGGCGGCGGCGAGACCTTTGCTGAGGATCTGTATTTCTACATCGCCCCCCAGGCCTTTGCCCGGGGCTACAACTTCGTCACCGTGGATCTACCCGGCCAGGGACTTATGCCCCTGGAGGGACAGGTCTTTCGCACGGACACGTACGTTCCCCTGAAGGCGGCGACGGATGCCATCCTGGCCCGCCCCGAGGTCGATCCCGCCCGTTTCGCGGCCTACGGCATCAGCGGCGGCGGGTTGTTCGCGCCCCAGGCCGCCCAGCACGACCTGCGCATCAGGGCCGTGGCCATGAACTCCGCCGTGGTGGACGCCCATGCCCTGTTTTCCACCATGCCCGCCGCAAAGACGACGGCCCAGGACATGGCCTCCTGGTCGTCGTTCCACAGCGGCGTGGTGCAATCCATCTGCTGGCGTTACGGCGTGGCCATGGACAATCCGGCCGGGCTGGTGGCGGCCAATGCGGGCAATGCGTTCGACCCGGCGAAGATCGCCGTACCGGCGCTGATCATTGTCGGCGAGGGGGAATACGCCAGCCAGGAGGTGCAGCGGCAGCAAAAAATCGCTCTGGACGGGTTTCCCCATCCCGCCAAAAAGATGGTCGTCACCCCGGCCGACGAGGGGGCGTCCAACCACTGCATCATGGAAAACCGCAGCCTGGTGGGGGTGGTGCTCTTCGACTGGCTGGATGCGGTGCTCAAATAG